One part of the Mycobacterium marinum genome encodes these proteins:
- a CDS encoding PadR family transcriptional regulator: MSLRDAVLAALLEGESSGYDLAKEFDASMANFWMATPQQLYRELERLTEQGLIQARVVHQERRPNKRMHSLTESGRAAILQFTSKPPKPAVIRDELLIKIQACDAGNIDAVREFVVELLQWATAKLERYERARRRMLDGRTEQEYLTQAERIGPYLTLLRGISFEQANIQWAEQTLKILDFRLATQTG; this comes from the coding sequence ATGTCACTCCGTGACGCGGTTTTGGCTGCCCTCTTGGAAGGCGAGTCGTCCGGATATGACCTCGCGAAAGAGTTCGACGCCTCGATGGCGAACTTCTGGATGGCCACACCACAGCAGCTGTATCGCGAGCTCGAACGCCTGACCGAGCAGGGGCTCATTCAGGCCCGTGTAGTCCACCAAGAGCGCCGGCCCAACAAGCGCATGCACTCGTTGACCGAGTCAGGTCGTGCGGCAATCCTGCAGTTCACCAGCAAGCCGCCCAAGCCCGCGGTGATTCGCGACGAACTGCTCATCAAAATTCAGGCCTGCGATGCCGGAAACATCGACGCCGTTCGGGAATTCGTTGTCGAGCTACTGCAATGGGCCACGGCAAAACTGGAGCGCTACGAGCGGGCGCGCAGGCGCATGCTGGACGGCCGCACCGAGCAAGAATACTTGACCCAGGCCGAACGGATAGGCCCTTACCTGACGCTGCTGCGCGGAATTTCCTTCGAGCAGGCAAATATTCAGTGGGCCGAGCAGACGTTGAAAATCCTGGACTTCCGTCTCGCTACGCAAACGGGATAG
- a CDS encoding nuclear transport factor 2 family protein, which translates to MHPFRKAVEERDVTAVEAMLADTVVFTSPVVFKPYVGKAITAALLRGVLRVFEDFRYIREIADGNGRDHAFVFEATIAGASGASGKKVMGCDFLHFNEDGLIDDFMVMVRPMSGAMALSEAMGAQFDRIQQEALELAQQFAGA; encoded by the coding sequence ATGCATCCGTTCCGTAAGGCGGTTGAAGAACGTGATGTGACAGCCGTTGAGGCGATGCTGGCCGACACGGTGGTCTTTACCAGCCCGGTAGTGTTCAAACCGTACGTGGGCAAAGCGATCACCGCAGCGCTGCTGCGCGGTGTTCTGCGGGTGTTCGAAGACTTTCGCTACATCCGCGAGATCGCCGACGGCAACGGACGCGACCACGCCTTCGTGTTCGAGGCGACGATTGCCGGGGCTTCCGGGGCGTCGGGTAAGAAGGTCATGGGTTGTGACTTCCTGCATTTCAACGAGGACGGGCTGATCGATGACTTCATGGTGATGGTGCGGCCAATGTCGGGTGCCATGGCGTTGTCGGAGGCGATGGGCGCCCAGTTCGACCGGATCCAACAAGAGGCGCTGGAACTGGCCCAGCAGTTCGCCGGGGCATAG
- a CDS encoding LLM class F420-dependent oxidoreductase — protein MRIGLAINYAGGFKEVAAEVADLERAGLDIVFVPEAYSFDAVSALGYLAACTDRVQLASGILQLYTRTPTLTAMTAAGLDYVSDGRFTLGLGASGPQVIEGFHGVPYDAPIARTREIIEICRQVWRRERLEYQGKHYTIPLPADQGTGLGKPLKIINQPVRERIPILLAALGPKNVELAAEVAEGWQPIFYLPEKAQDVWGQALAAGRAKRDPALGELDVYAGPVLAIGDNVESLREFVKPHLALYIGGMGAKGKNFYHMLATRYGYGAEADRIQQLYLAGDKDGAAKVVPDELVRDVNLIGTPGFVRDRLAAFRESGVTTLNVAPIAETAAERVKLIDTLRQLVD, from the coding sequence ATGCGAATCGGATTGGCCATCAATTACGCGGGCGGCTTCAAGGAGGTGGCCGCCGAAGTGGCCGACCTCGAACGTGCCGGACTGGACATCGTCTTTGTGCCCGAAGCGTATTCGTTCGACGCCGTCAGTGCTCTTGGATACCTGGCGGCCTGCACGGACCGCGTTCAGCTCGCCTCGGGCATCCTGCAGCTGTACACGCGGACGCCCACCTTGACGGCGATGACCGCGGCCGGGCTGGACTATGTATCCGACGGTAGGTTCACCCTTGGGCTCGGTGCCTCAGGTCCGCAAGTGATCGAAGGCTTTCACGGGGTGCCCTATGACGCCCCGATTGCGCGTACCCGCGAAATCATCGAGATTTGTCGTCAGGTGTGGCGCCGTGAGCGCCTGGAATATCAGGGTAAGCACTACACGATCCCGCTACCGGCCGACCAGGGTACCGGGCTGGGCAAGCCACTCAAGATCATCAATCAGCCTGTGCGGGAGCGTATCCCGATCTTGCTAGCCGCGTTGGGGCCCAAGAACGTCGAGTTGGCGGCCGAAGTGGCCGAAGGCTGGCAGCCCATCTTCTACCTGCCGGAGAAGGCCCAAGATGTCTGGGGCCAGGCGCTGGCGGCCGGCCGGGCCAAACGGGACCCGGCGTTGGGCGAACTCGACGTGTATGCCGGCCCGGTGCTGGCGATCGGTGACAACGTGGAATCCCTTCGCGAATTCGTGAAGCCGCATCTGGCGCTCTACATCGGGGGGATGGGTGCCAAGGGCAAGAACTTCTACCACATGCTGGCGACCAGATATGGCTACGGAGCCGAGGCGGACCGAATCCAGCAGCTGTACCTGGCCGGGGACAAGGACGGCGCCGCCAAGGTTGTCCCAGACGAGCTGGTGCGAGACGTCAACCTGATCGGCACGCCAGGGTTCGTCAGGGACCGGCTGGCGGCGTTCCGCGAGTCCGGGGTCACGACATTGAATGTGGCGCCGATCGCGGAAACGGCTGCCGAGCGGGTGAAGCTCATCGACACGCTTCGCCAACTGGTCGACTAG
- a CDS encoding phosphotransferase family protein, with the protein MSEDIPGVHADAVSRWLVTLGHQVAAPLRFQRIGLGQSNLTYRVTDAAGRAWVLRRPPLGHLLASAHDVVREARIMAALAETDVPVPRILGFTTDSEFSEAPLVLMEFVDGLVVDTMEVAEALTPRQRRQIALSLPRTLAKIHAVDLAKVGLDDLASHKPYAQRQLKRWAGQWELSKTRELPELDDLTRRLVAAAPEQREISLVHGDFHLRNLITSPETGAVVATLDWELSTLGDPLADMGSLLTYWMEPGESGVGDFAPSTLDGFPDRAEMTRLYLEETGRDPAALQYWHVLGLWKLAIIAEGVMRRAMDEPQNKASEGTPTVAWIDARVHMAREIADAAGMNQASDSAS; encoded by the coding sequence ATGAGTGAGGACATTCCCGGTGTCCACGCCGACGCGGTGTCACGGTGGCTGGTCACGCTGGGGCACCAAGTCGCCGCACCACTGCGTTTTCAACGCATCGGTCTCGGTCAGTCGAATCTGACCTACCGGGTCACCGATGCCGCTGGCCGCGCCTGGGTGTTGCGCCGCCCGCCGCTGGGGCATCTGCTGGCCTCGGCCCACGATGTGGTGCGCGAGGCCCGCATCATGGCCGCGCTGGCCGAGACCGACGTGCCGGTTCCCCGGATCCTCGGATTTACAACGGATTCGGAGTTTTCGGAGGCGCCGTTGGTGTTGATGGAGTTCGTTGATGGATTGGTCGTCGACACCATGGAGGTTGCCGAGGCGCTGACGCCACGGCAGCGCCGCCAGATCGCCTTGTCGTTGCCCCGCACCCTGGCCAAAATCCACGCCGTCGACCTGGCGAAGGTGGGGCTCGACGATCTGGCCAGCCACAAGCCCTACGCCCAGCGCCAGCTCAAACGCTGGGCGGGACAATGGGAACTGTCCAAGACGCGCGAGCTTCCCGAACTTGACGACCTGACCCGCCGCCTGGTCGCCGCCGCTCCCGAGCAACGGGAAATCAGCTTGGTGCATGGGGACTTTCATCTGCGCAACCTGATCACCTCGCCGGAGACCGGCGCGGTGGTAGCGACCCTGGACTGGGAACTGTCGACGCTGGGCGATCCGCTCGCTGACATGGGAAGCCTGCTCACCTACTGGATGGAGCCCGGTGAATCTGGCGTCGGTGACTTCGCACCCTCGACCCTCGACGGATTCCCCGACCGCGCCGAAATGACCCGCCTCTATCTAGAGGAGACCGGCCGCGATCCGGCCGCGCTGCAGTACTGGCATGTTCTCGGGCTGTGGAAATTGGCGATCATCGCCGAGGGCGTCATGCGACGGGCGATGGACGAGCCGCAGAACAAGGCGTCTGAGGGGACTCCGACCGTCGCATGGATCGATGCGCGGGTACACATGGCTCGCGAAATCGCCGATGCCGCAGGCATGAACCAAGCCTCCGACTCAGCTTCCTGA
- a CDS encoding acyl-CoA dehydrogenase family protein, with protein sequence MSLFDISDRAKQYQSDLLEFMDSQVYPAEAVYDEQMRAAGDPHFHPPILEELKAAARNRGLWNLFHPHPEWGPGLTNLEYAPLAEILGRSHIASEACNCSAPDTGNMEVLTLFGTDEHQQRYLKPLLEGEIRSAFAMTEPAVASSDATNVEMSMVRDGDSYILNGRKWFASNGMHRNCKVLIVMGKTDPTAPVHRQQSMMVVPIDAPGLTVRRNLPVFGYQDREGHAEIDFVDVRVPVKDVLKGEGEGFAISQARLGPGRIHHCMRAIGMAERALELMCKRAQSRVTFGKPISENANVRDWIAEARIEIEMIRLLTLKAAYLMDTVGNKQARTEIAAIKVAAPNIALKIVDRAIQVHGGGGVTDDFPLAMAWAHLRTLRLADGPDEVHKRAIATQELRKYRNGGHGS encoded by the coding sequence ATGTCACTGTTCGATATTTCCGATCGCGCCAAGCAGTACCAATCAGACCTGCTCGAGTTCATGGATTCCCAGGTGTACCCGGCCGAGGCCGTCTACGACGAACAGATGCGCGCCGCCGGCGACCCGCATTTCCATCCTCCGATCTTGGAGGAACTCAAGGCCGCGGCCCGAAATCGCGGGCTGTGGAACCTGTTTCACCCGCACCCCGAGTGGGGGCCGGGATTGACCAACCTCGAGTACGCGCCGTTGGCGGAGATCCTGGGCCGCAGCCACATCGCCTCGGAGGCCTGCAACTGTAGCGCCCCGGACACCGGCAACATGGAGGTGCTGACCCTCTTCGGCACCGATGAGCACCAGCAGCGCTACCTCAAGCCGCTGCTGGAGGGCGAAATCCGCTCTGCCTTCGCCATGACCGAGCCCGCGGTGGCCAGCTCCGATGCGACGAACGTCGAGATGTCGATGGTGCGCGACGGTGACAGCTACATCCTCAACGGGCGAAAATGGTTTGCGTCCAACGGCATGCACCGTAATTGCAAAGTCTTGATCGTGATGGGTAAGACCGACCCCACCGCGCCGGTGCACCGCCAGCAATCGATGATGGTGGTGCCGATCGATGCGCCGGGCCTCACCGTGCGGCGCAACCTGCCCGTCTTTGGCTACCAGGACCGCGAAGGACATGCCGAAATCGACTTCGTCGACGTACGGGTGCCGGTCAAAGACGTGCTCAAGGGCGAAGGCGAGGGATTTGCCATCAGCCAGGCCCGGCTGGGCCCCGGCCGCATTCATCACTGCATGCGCGCGATCGGCATGGCGGAGCGGGCGCTGGAGTTGATGTGCAAACGAGCCCAATCCCGGGTCACCTTCGGCAAGCCCATCAGCGAGAACGCGAACGTGCGCGACTGGATCGCCGAGGCCCGGATCGAGATCGAGATGATCCGATTGCTGACCCTCAAGGCCGCCTACCTGATGGATACGGTCGGAAACAAACAGGCCCGTACCGAGATTGCGGCGATCAAGGTGGCGGCCCCCAACATCGCGCTCAAAATCGTCGACCGGGCCATTCAGGTGCACGGCGGTGGCGGGGTCACCGACGACTTTCCGCTGGCGATGGCCTGGGCCCACCTGCGCACCTTGCGGCTGGCAGACGGCCCAGACGAGGTGCACAAACGAGCGATTGCCACCCAAGAGTTGCGCAAGTACCGCAACGGCGGCCACGGATCGTGA
- a CDS encoding adenylate/guanylate cyclase domain-containing protein has product MAADVDIEASGLLDGLEGTARQDRAELISWLLERGFSLEHIQASAAAPVMLPAYRVLGDDGTLVSAREICAATGIELDVLQRLQRAVGLPRIDDPDEAVLPRADAEAVRHAKVFLDIGYDLEDAVAVMRVLVESLGHAAAMMREAALKTLLRPGFSEIELAEASEQLAQAAIPLLPPMMDDLMRLELRHSVETEAVNAAERAAGTLPGARPVTVAFADMAGFTRLGEVMPAEDLERVAARLADLAHDAATMPVRFVKSIGDAVMLVCPEPAPLLRAVLDLAAVAANNLPPLRIGVASGAAVTRAGDWFGSPVNLASRVTSIAYPGTVVVAESTRDAVGNAGDFEWFSIGAQRIRGMRAEVKLFRVEPARPAARG; this is encoded by the coding sequence ATGGCCGCAGACGTCGATATCGAGGCGTCAGGCCTGCTCGACGGGCTTGAGGGGACCGCACGCCAAGACCGCGCGGAGCTGATCTCCTGGCTACTCGAGCGTGGGTTCAGTCTCGAGCACATCCAGGCGTCGGCGGCCGCGCCGGTGATGCTGCCCGCCTATCGGGTGCTCGGTGATGATGGAACGCTGGTGTCCGCGCGCGAGATCTGCGCGGCAACCGGCATCGAACTCGATGTGCTGCAGCGCCTGCAACGTGCCGTTGGCCTGCCCCGGATCGACGATCCGGACGAGGCCGTCTTGCCGCGGGCCGACGCCGAGGCGGTCAGACACGCGAAGGTCTTTCTGGATATCGGCTACGACCTCGAAGATGCGGTTGCCGTCATGCGGGTACTGGTGGAGAGCCTGGGGCATGCCGCCGCCATGATGCGGGAGGCGGCGCTGAAGACGCTGCTGCGGCCGGGGTTCTCCGAGATCGAGCTGGCCGAGGCGTCCGAGCAGTTGGCCCAGGCAGCGATTCCGTTGCTGCCTCCGATGATGGACGATCTGATGCGCCTGGAGCTGCGCCATTCGGTGGAGACGGAGGCCGTCAACGCGGCGGAACGGGCCGCGGGCACGCTACCGGGCGCCCGACCCGTCACCGTTGCTTTCGCCGATATGGCGGGCTTCACCCGGCTCGGCGAAGTGATGCCGGCCGAGGACCTGGAACGGGTGGCCGCCCGGCTTGCCGACCTCGCCCACGATGCCGCGACCATGCCGGTCCGGTTCGTGAAGTCGATCGGCGACGCGGTGATGCTGGTCTGCCCAGAACCCGCACCGCTGCTGCGGGCGGTGCTGGACTTGGCTGCCGTCGCGGCAAACAACCTGCCACCCTTGAGGATTGGTGTTGCATCTGGGGCTGCGGTCACTCGGGCGGGTGACTGGTTCGGCAGTCCGGTCAACCTGGCCAGCCGGGTCACCTCGATCGCATACCCGGGCACGGTCGTGGTTGCCGAATCGACCCGTGATGCCGTCGGCAACGCTGGTGACTTCGAGTGGTTTTCGATCGGTGCCCAACGGATCAGGGGGATGCGCGCCGAGGTCAAGCTCTTCCGGGTAGAGCCGGCCCGCCCCGCTGCGCGCGGCTGA
- a CDS encoding NADP-dependent isocitrate dehydrogenase — protein sequence MSAEQPTIIYTLTDEAPLLATYAFLPIVRAFAEPAGIEIKTSDISVAARILAEFPDYLTDEQRVPDNLAELGELTQDPDTNIIKLPNISASVPQLKAAIKELQDKGYAIPDYPADPKTDEEKALKERYARCLGSAVNPVLRQGNSDRRAPNAVKEYARKHPHSMGEWSMASRTHVAHMRHGDFYAGEKSITLDRAHKVKMELVTKDGQTLVLKPEVSLDDGDIIDSMFMSKKALCEFYEEQIEDAYKTGVMFSLHVKATMMKVSHPIVFGHAVKTFYRDAFAKHQKLFDELGVNVNNGLSDLYSKIETLPASQHDEIIDDLHRCHEHRPELAMVDSARGITNFHSPSDVIVDASMPAMIRAGGKMYGADGKLKDTKAVNPESTFSRIYQEIINFCKTNGQFDPTTMGTVPNVGLMAQQAEEYGSHDKTFEVPEDGVANIVDLDTGEVLLTQDVEAGDIWRMCVVKDAPIRDWVKLAVTRARNSGMPVLFWLDPYRPHENELIKKVKTYLKDHHTEGLDIQIMSQVRSMRYTLERLIRGLDTIAATGNILRDYLTDLFPILELGTSAKMLSIVPLMAGGGMYETGAGGSAPKHVKQLVEENHLRWDSLGEFLALGASLEDMGIKIGNDRAKILARTLDDAIGKLLGNNKSPSRKTGELDNRGSQFYLALYWAQELAEQTDDAELAEHFAKLAKALADGEEAIVAELAEAQGEAVDIGGYYAPDNEKTTAVMRPSKTLNAALEAAQG from the coding sequence ATGAGCGCCGAGCAGCCGACCATCATCTACACGCTGACCGACGAGGCGCCACTGCTGGCGACCTACGCTTTCCTGCCCATAGTGCGGGCTTTTGCCGAGCCCGCTGGCATTGAGATCAAGACCAGTGACATCTCGGTGGCCGCACGCATCCTGGCCGAATTTCCCGACTACCTCACCGACGAGCAGCGGGTCCCGGACAATCTGGCCGAGCTGGGCGAGCTGACGCAGGACCCGGACACCAACATCATCAAGCTGCCCAACATCAGCGCATCGGTGCCCCAGCTCAAGGCCGCGATCAAGGAGCTGCAAGACAAGGGGTACGCGATTCCGGACTATCCGGCCGACCCGAAGACCGACGAGGAAAAGGCGCTCAAGGAGCGCTACGCCAGGTGCTTGGGCAGTGCGGTGAACCCGGTTCTGCGCCAAGGCAACTCGGACCGTCGGGCGCCCAATGCGGTCAAAGAGTACGCCCGCAAGCACCCGCACAGCATGGGTGAATGGTCGATGGCTTCGCGTACCCACGTCGCACACATGCGACACGGCGACTTCTATGCCGGTGAGAAGTCGATAACGCTGGACCGCGCGCACAAGGTGAAGATGGAACTGGTGACCAAGGACGGCCAGACGCTGGTACTCAAGCCCGAGGTCTCGCTGGATGACGGCGACATCATCGACAGCATGTTCATGAGCAAGAAGGCCTTGTGCGAGTTCTATGAAGAGCAGATCGAGGATGCCTACAAGACCGGCGTGATGTTCTCCCTGCACGTCAAGGCGACGATGATGAAGGTCAGCCATCCCATCGTCTTCGGCCACGCCGTCAAGACCTTCTACCGGGACGCCTTCGCCAAGCACCAGAAGCTGTTCGACGAATTGGGTGTCAACGTCAACAACGGGTTGTCAGATCTCTACAGCAAGATCGAGACCCTGCCGGCCTCCCAGCACGATGAGATCATCGACGACCTGCATCGTTGCCACGAGCACCGCCCCGAGCTGGCGATGGTGGATTCCGCCCGCGGAATCACCAATTTCCATTCCCCCAGCGACGTCATCGTGGACGCCTCGATGCCGGCGATGATCCGGGCCGGCGGCAAGATGTACGGCGCCGACGGAAAGCTCAAAGACACCAAGGCGGTCAACCCGGAGTCCACGTTCTCGCGGATCTACCAAGAAATCATCAACTTCTGCAAGACCAACGGACAGTTCGATCCGACAACGATGGGCACGGTCCCCAACGTCGGCCTGATGGCGCAACAGGCCGAGGAATACGGCTCACACGACAAGACCTTCGAGGTTCCCGAGGACGGCGTCGCCAACATCGTCGACCTTGACACCGGCGAGGTGCTGCTCACCCAGGATGTCGAGGCCGGCGATATCTGGCGCATGTGTGTGGTCAAGGACGCGCCGATCCGCGACTGGGTCAAACTGGCCGTCACCCGCGCCCGCAATTCGGGCATGCCGGTGCTGTTCTGGCTGGACCCGTACCGTCCGCACGAGAACGAACTCATCAAGAAGGTCAAGACGTACCTGAAGGATCACCACACCGAAGGTCTGGACATCCAGATCATGTCTCAGGTGCGTTCCATGCGGTACACCCTGGAACGCCTGATTCGCGGGCTGGACACCATTGCCGCGACCGGCAACATTCTGCGTGACTATCTGACCGACCTGTTCCCAATCCTGGAGCTGGGCACCAGCGCCAAGATGTTGTCCATCGTGCCCCTGATGGCCGGCGGCGGGATGTATGAAACCGGCGCCGGAGGCTCAGCGCCCAAGCACGTCAAGCAACTGGTCGAGGAGAATCACCTGCGCTGGGATTCGCTTGGCGAGTTCCTCGCCCTGGGAGCCAGCCTAGAAGACATGGGCATCAAGATCGGCAATGACCGGGCCAAGATTCTGGCCAGGACTCTTGATGACGCAATCGGCAAGCTGCTGGGCAACAACAAGAGCCCCTCACGCAAGACCGGTGAGCTCGACAACCGGGGCAGCCAGTTCTATCTCGCCCTGTACTGGGCCCAAGAACTTGCCGAGCAGACCGACGACGCGGAACTTGCCGAACACTTCGCCAAGCTCGCCAAGGCGCTGGCCGATGGCGAGGAGGCCATCGTGGCCGAACTCGCCGAAGCGCAGGGCGAGGCGGTTGACATCGGCGGCTACTACGCGCCGGACAACGAGAAGACAACCGCGGTCATGCGGCCCAGCAAGACGCTCAACGCCGCGCTGGAGGCCGCACAGGGCTGA
- a CDS encoding mannan-binding lectin — protein MSGWKAALAAGVLVAGCAVSTAPSAWGSAQSFCGELGGDFDGRYCHTTVTSVRKADRDIRMAIPGDLVDNSVSGPVVRDYLRTLYNNWREKGTDMVQDSWGEESYQQFGHQSAVSVVFHEDYHADGPKINNAYRTFTFDMALGRQLQLTDIVKAGLDPLAVIPPLAEPFVAAALDRAAPPHQPGTYPFTVDRWTPDKVYSGGYKAWALTPSELILYMPDYPVAHDNPINYEPGMPVWSMDGGAVEAHIPIDVLAPVLRSGYGG, from the coding sequence ATGTCTGGGTGGAAAGCCGCGTTAGCGGCAGGGGTGCTGGTGGCCGGCTGCGCTGTCTCGACCGCCCCCTCGGCATGGGGGTCTGCCCAGTCGTTCTGCGGTGAGCTCGGCGGCGACTTTGACGGCCGCTATTGCCATACCACCGTGACCTCGGTCCGCAAGGCGGACCGAGACATCAGGATGGCAATTCCGGGCGACCTGGTAGACAACTCCGTCAGCGGTCCGGTGGTCCGGGACTACCTGCGGACCCTCTACAACAATTGGAGAGAAAAAGGCACCGACATGGTTCAGGACAGCTGGGGCGAAGAAAGCTACCAGCAGTTCGGCCACCAGAGCGCCGTATCCGTGGTGTTCCATGAGGATTACCATGCCGACGGTCCCAAGATCAACAACGCCTACCGGACCTTCACCTTTGACATGGCCCTCGGCCGGCAACTGCAGCTGACCGACATCGTGAAGGCGGGACTGGATCCCTTGGCCGTCATTCCGCCGCTGGCTGAACCGTTCGTCGCGGCAGCACTCGATCGTGCCGCCCCACCACACCAGCCGGGAACCTATCCCTTCACCGTCGATCGGTGGACTCCTGACAAGGTTTACTCGGGCGGGTACAAAGCGTGGGCATTGACGCCAAGCGAATTGATCCTCTATATGCCGGATTACCCTGTCGCGCACGACAACCCGATCAACTATGAGCCCGGCATGCCGGTGTGGTCGATGGACGGGGGTGCGGTTGAGGCCCACATCCCGATTGATGTGCTGGCCCCGGTGTTGAGGTCGGGCTATGGAGGGTAA